The Candidatus Hydrogenedentota bacterium region ACCCATGGGAACTCCGGAGAATTTGGATTGATGCCTCCGACAGTATGGAGTCATTCAAGTCCAAAGTGGACGGAACACTTGACATGTTGGCTGTTTTCGAATCGCGCGCGGGATTGTATGCGAGAAAATTACTGAACCGGTTCACACGCGGGTGATACGAGCCGAAACCGGTAGAGTGAGTTGGAGGGGGCGCGCGGGCTTTGGGTATGGGGTTGGGGGAGGTAGCCCGCGCGCCTCGACTTAAAGTAGGCGGTAGGGTTCGCCATACTTTAGTGTTGACAGTCTTATAATACCTCTACGTGAGAAACGGTTTTCCCAGGAAAAGGGTTGACAGCAGCTCGGGGAAGATACCCTGGGAGAGGCAATTTGGGCATTCCATGCGTATCTAATTAATATGAAAAGCCTTATGAAGGATCTTTTCTTGCACCGGATCGGGGACTGTGCTATACTCGCGCCTGTTCCGAGTCGCAGTCTGTCACCGGCACGAAGGACGTGAGTAATGGCTGACATCCTGAGCCAAGACGAAGTCGATTTACTCCTTAACGCGGTATCTCGCGGCGAAATAGAAGTCCCGGACACCGGTTTCGAGCGTTCGGAAGCCCGGGACATGATGCACTATGATTTCCGGCGCCCAGAACGTGTCTCCAAAGAGCAACTTAAGGGATTGCAGAGCCTCTTCGAGGCGTTTGCCCGAGAGTTGAGTATTGCCCTGCCCCCATTCTTGCGCTCGGTGGTGCGCGTGGACCTCGTCTCAATCGACCAATTGACGTACGACGAGTTTGTTCTGTCAATCGCGCGGCCGACTTCCATTTCGGTGATCAATATGTCGCCGTTGGAGGGCAACGCAGTCATTGAGTTGAGCCCGAGCGTGGTATTTCCCATCGTGGACCGCATTCTTGGTGGTAAAGGGATTCCGCTGAAGAAGCCGCGCGAGTTGACGGAGATAGAAAACCGGATCATTCACCGTGTCATGTTGATGATCCTGGATAGCTTAAAGCGGTCTTGGGAGCAGCTTATCGAGTTCAAGCTGAGCGTGATTCAGCAGGAAAGCGATCCGCTGATGGTGCAGATCGTTGCGGGAAGTGAAATGGTCATTCTCGTGGCGTACGAGATTCATATCGGCGAGTGTGTTGGCACCATGAATATGTGCATACCGTTGCTGGTTTTGAATCCGGTGCTTGACCAGATATCGCAGCAGACGCGGTTTATCCGGCGCATGTCGCCGGAAATGGCGGAACGCACGCGCACTCAGATATTCCGTGTCATGCGAAAGGCGGAAGTTACGCTCGACGCGATTCTGGGGCGGACGACGCTTCCGCTTCATGAGCTTGCCCGGTTGCGCGTGGGGGATGTGATTCAACTGGATACGGACGTGAAGACCCCGATCATGATTGAGATTGGCGGCATACCGCGCTTCAAGGCATTCTGTGGCCGTCGTGGCGAATTGAGTTCCGTGCAGCTAATCGACACCGTGGTGGATGACTGATGATGGACACGGCATGAGTTCCGCTGCAACGACATTTGCGAAAGGTTTCTTGACCGGATACCTCGACGTGGTCTCCGCGATGCTGTCATCTACGTTCACGTTCGATATCGAGTCCGTGGATGAGGTGAAAGACGCAAGCCTTGCACAGGAATTGAAGGCGTTTTCGGCAGCCATCGAATCACCCGCCAAGTCCGGAGGAGGTTTTGCTTTCCTTTTTTCGGGAACGCTGGCAAACCAGATCGTGGGCGGTGTTCTTGGCGAACCCCCGGCGGAAGGCGACTCCGTCGAAGGTCACGATGCGGCCACGCTTGCGGAAGTTTTTGGACCATGCATGGGTGGCGGAGTCAGCCACTTCAAGGAGAAGTACGGAAAGGTCATCGAGCTTCAACCGGCGACCGTAGGACCCACCAATGACGCCAGTATCGAACGGATTCGCGGCTTGGTCGGAGCGTCGGCTCGAAAGGCTTTGTTTACAATTCACGGGCAGGACATGGAAGGGCGCGGGATACTGCTGTTCTCGCGTGCATTTGAAGATATCATTCCCGTGGAGAAAGTGGCTAGTCCCACACCCCAATCAGGAGGAGTAAAGGCTGTGGCCGGAGAAATGGAACCGGAAGCCCTTGGCAAATTGCTGAACGATCTGCAGCCCGGCGCCGAAAACGAACCATTACCGGAAACGCGCAGACCTCGGACAGGAGGATCAGCAGCGGGCGGCGACGCGGTGCCGAAGAATATCGACATGGTGCTCGATATCCAATTGGTGGCTACAGCACGGTTGGGAAAGGTGGAAATGCCCATCGGGGATATTTTGACCCTTGGGCCCGGCTCAATAATCGAGGTGGGTCATCTCGTGGATGAGCCCGTCGAATTGCTGGTGAATAACAAGCTGATTGCGCGTGGCGACGTAGTTGTCGTGGATGAGAAGTTCGGCCTTCGCATCACGGAGATCGTCAGCCCTAAAGAGCGCATCGAAAGCTTGCGCTAACGGTTGACGAAAAAAGCGCAAGGGGTGACGTGAAGGTTCTCGACGAAAAGAGCCTCTGGATCCGGTGGAAGGACGGGGGAGACGAACAGGCGCGCGAGGAATTGATCGTGCGCCATATGAAGATCGTGAAGTACATTGCCGGTCGAATGGCGATGCACGTTCCGCCCAGCATTGAAATGAACGATTTGGTCGGCTGGGGGGTTCTTGGCCTGTTGGACGCCGTGGAGAAGTACGACTACAAGCAGGACATCAAGTTTACGACGTACGCCTCAATTCGAGTCCGGGGAGCGATCCTGGACCAGATTCGGTCACTGGATTGGGCTCCGCGTTCCCTGCGGGCCATGGGCAGAAGGATTGGCGAGGCCCGCGAGAAGCTAAGGCACGAGGAGGGGCGCGAGCCGACCTCAGACAAGATTGCGGAGGCGCTTGGAGCGTCGGTCGACCAAGTGGAAGACGCCATATCTCAGTTGCAGACGGCGCAAATACTGTCGCTGCACGATTATCTGCCGTCGGAAGACAACGAAGAGTCCCGTCGATTGGACGTAACGAGCAGTGCCACGGCCAGCAATCCGGACGCGGTTGCGCTTGAAAAGGAGCGGCAGGCGAGGCTTGTCGAAGCGATACTAGGGTTACCGGAACAGCAGCAAAAGGTGTTAAACTTATACTATTACGAAGAGTTGACGCTGAAGGAAATCGGTATCGTCCTGGAAGTGACCGAATCGCGCGTGTGCCAAATTCATAGCGCGGCCATGAAGTCGCTTCGAAAGGCTGTTCAGCGAGGTGAATGATGCCGCAACCCGTCGACCTGCAAACGGAGTTGGGTCGGGTAAGCGCGGCGGAACGGATTCAGCAAATCGCGGACCGCGCGTCGCTTGCATCGCTCCAACGAACCGCGGAAGAAGTGGCCCAGAACAGGGTCCGGCAGGAGAGCCAGGTCCAGCAAACCGATCAGCCTCAGAGTGAGCAGGTGGAGGCCGAGGCAAAGCGCCGGAATCCTTTTGTTGGCAGACGGCGGCACCGCAAGGAAGGCGAGCCGGAAGAAGAAGCCGGTCACGAGAATGAGAATCTGCGAGGTCCGACTGATGACGGAGAGGGTAAGCGGTTTGATGTGAGTGTGTGAGTGCGACTCTCGCGGAATCCGAGCCGTGAAGTCC contains the following coding sequences:
- the fliM gene encoding flagellar motor switch protein FliM — translated: MADILSQDEVDLLLNAVSRGEIEVPDTGFERSEARDMMHYDFRRPERVSKEQLKGLQSLFEAFARELSIALPPFLRSVVRVDLVSIDQLTYDEFVLSIARPTSISVINMSPLEGNAVIELSPSVVFPIVDRILGGKGIPLKKPRELTEIENRIIHRVMLMILDSLKRSWEQLIEFKLSVIQQESDPLMVQIVAGSEMVILVAYEIHIGECVGTMNMCIPLLVLNPVLDQISQQTRFIRRMSPEMAERTRTQIFRVMRKAEVTLDAILGRTTLPLHELARLRVGDVIQLDTDVKTPIMIEIGGIPRFKAFCGRRGELSSVQLIDTVVDD
- the fliN gene encoding flagellar motor switch protein FliN, which gives rise to MEPEALGKLLNDLQPGAENEPLPETRRPRTGGSAAGGDAVPKNIDMVLDIQLVATARLGKVEMPIGDILTLGPGSIIEVGHLVDEPVELLVNNKLIARGDVVVVDEKFGLRITEIVSPKERIESLR
- a CDS encoding FliA/WhiG family RNA polymerase sigma factor, whose amino-acid sequence is MKVLDEKSLWIRWKDGGDEQAREELIVRHMKIVKYIAGRMAMHVPPSIEMNDLVGWGVLGLLDAVEKYDYKQDIKFTTYASIRVRGAILDQIRSLDWAPRSLRAMGRRIGEAREKLRHEEGREPTSDKIAEALGASVDQVEDAISQLQTAQILSLHDYLPSEDNEESRRLDVTSSATASNPDAVALEKERQARLVEAILGLPEQQQKVLNLYYYEELTLKEIGIVLEVTESRVCQIHSAAMKSLRKAVQRGE